The following coding sequences lie in one Hippopotamus amphibius kiboko isolate mHipAmp2 chromosome 7, mHipAmp2.hap2, whole genome shotgun sequence genomic window:
- the PMM1 gene encoding phosphomannomutase 1, with protein sequence MAVTGEGARRKERVLCLFDVDGTLTPARQKIDPEVAAFLQKLRSRVQIGVVGGSDYSKIAEQLGEGDEVIEKFDYVFAENGTVQYKHGRLLSKQTIQNHLGEELLQDLINFCLRYMALLRLPKKRGTFIEFRNGMLNISPIGRSCTLEERIEFSELDKKEKIREKFVEALKTEFAGKGLRFSRGGMISFDVFPEGWDKRYCLDSLDQDCFDTIHFFGNETSPGGNDFEIYTDPRTVGHSVVSPQDTVQRCREIFFPETAHEA encoded by the exons ATGGCGGTCACCGGTGAGGGCGCCCGCAGGAAGGAGCGCGTCCTCTGCCTGTTTGACGTGGACGGAACCCTCACGCCGGCCCGCCAG AAAATTGACCCTGAGGTGGCTGCCTTCCTGCAGAAGCTGCGAAGCAGGGTGCAGATCGGAGTGGTGGGCGGCTCCGACTACTCTAAGATTGCTGAGCAGCTGGGAGAGGGGGATGAAG TCATTGAGAAGTTTGATTATGTGTTTGCTGAGAACGGGACGGTACAGTATAAGCACGGACGACTGCTCTCCAAGCAG ACCATCCAGAACCACCTGGGGGAAGAACTCCTGCAGGACTTGATCAACTTCTGCCTCCGCTACATGGCCCTGCTCAGACTACCCAAGAAACG TGGAACCTTCATCGAGTTCCGGAACGGCATGCTGAATATCTCACCCATCGGCCGGAGCTGCACCCTGGAGGAGCGAATCGAGTTCTCCGAGCTGGACAAG AAGGAAAAGATCCGGGAGAAGTTTGTGGAAGCCCTGAAAACAGAGTTTGCCGGCAAAGGACTGAGGTTCTCCCGAG GAGGCATGATCAGCTTTGACGTCTTCCCTGAGGGCTGGGACAAACGCTACTGCCTGGACAGCCTGGACCAGGACTGCTTCGACACCATCCACTTCTTTGGGAACGAAACCAGCCCT GGTGGGAACGACTTTGAGATCTACACAGACCCCCGGACCGTGGGCCACAGCGTGGTGTCCCCGCAGGACACGGTGCAACGTTGCCGAGAGATCTTCTTCCCAGAGACGGCCCACGAGGCATGA
- the CSDC2 gene encoding cold shock domain-containing protein C2, with the protein MTSEPTPPPVVPPLHSPKSPVWPTFPFHREGSRVWERGGISSRDLPSPLPTKRTRTYSATARASAGPVFKGVCKQFSRSQGHGFITPENGSEDIFVHVSDIEGEYVPVEGDEVTYKMCPIPPKNQKFQAVEVVLTQLAPHTPHETWSGQVVGS; encoded by the exons ATGACTTCGGAGCCCACGCCGCCCCCGGTCGTGCCCCCGCTCCACTCCCCCAAGTCGCCTGTCTGGCCCACCTTCCCCTTCCACCGGGAGGGCAGCAGGGTCTGGGAGCGAGGCGGTATCTCATCTCGGGACCTGCCCAGTCCCCTGCCCACCAAACGGACCAGGACGTATTCAGC GACAGCCCGTGCTTCGGCTGGCCCCGTGTTCAAGGGCGTCTGTAAGCAGTTCTCACGCTCACAGGGCCACGGCTTCATCACCCCAGAGAACGGGTCGGAGGACATCTTTGTGCACGTATCTGA CATCGAGGGGGAGTACGTGCCGGTGGAAGGCGACGAGGTGACCTACAAGATGTGCCCTATCCCGCCCAAGAACCAGAAGTTCCAAGCCGTGGAGGTGGTGCTCACCCAGTTGGCCCCACACACTCCCCACGAGACGTGGTCTGGCCAGGTCGTGGGCTCCTAG